GAACTGAGATCAGACAAATGACTTTTCCGTCACGTCTCAAGGGAAAAAAGGCCGCAGAGTTTCTAGGTAGATTATATTGGATATGATAAGAATACTGCCGGAGTGTCTGATCCTCGTCACCACATCCCATGAGCTGATTTTCTCTGGTCTCACAAAGCTTGTGATGGCTGGTTTAGAGCTTTTGGTTCAGAGAAAATGGAGCCAGTTTCTAGTCAGGATTACCGACAGTGACACTCTGAATCAATCAACATCTGAATTCAATTTCAAGACATTTTAGCCAAAAATAACACACGGTCCACCCTAGTTTAAGAAATACTCTACCGCTTTTCTCCTAACGAGGCATAAGCAGTATGGCGACACCTGATGTTACTATCAATACCACCCCTGACGAATCAAACCAAATTACCTTTTTTGCTTCTTTTGACGATCTGTTGTCTTGGGCTTTGACGCTCTCTCAAGTTCTTTCCCTACAACATTTGTgagcgttgctatggtaactAATGCAGCATTTATTTGTAGGTTAGGAAAACACTTTGAGATGGCACTGTCGACTTTGGCTGCCTGTGGTTTGGCGACCTGTAACAAGAATGAAACAATAGGTTAGCTAACGCGATGACGCATTCCATAGGGCATCATTACCAAAAAGCAGAATAGACTTTATAAACTGATCATCGACAATCAATACATTTGTTCCATCACTAGCTACACGTATCCAGGTTATTTTTACCCAGTTTCACATTTATACCAAGATAATCCACAATCAATAAGGCTTTTGTGAAGGATGGTGATAGTTTTGATAATCACAGGATTTCAGTCATATTCCATGTCTGTTTCTGATATTGTGCAGTTGAGACCATGTGCCTTGAGGTGGGGGTCCTAACCATTAAATTGAATTTAGAAATATAATGCAAACTCCAACAGATGTTGGTTCACTTGCCAAAAGGCAATCTACTTCATGTCATTTTCGCCCACGATACAATTATAGATCCCATGTTCCGTTTACCACCACACCGCTACTTCAGCAGATAACACTGAACGAAGTGATCATCACTTCCATTCATATGTCATCATGAATTTGAAATGAGCTCGAATAGGAAACGAATGAGGTGGATAACGAATGTGGTGGATAAGGACTTATCTGCCGTACACATGATACGAGGAGCATGTTCATACATTTCAGTACAGCTGCACCACAATGCATAATCATGACTCGGGTGGTTTATGTGAGGGTCATATTCATGTGAACCCTACACATGTGAGTGTAGGTTTCAATGTTACAAGGTTATATAATACCACTGAGACGGAGGTCTCTATGGTGAACCCTACACATGTGAGTGTAGGTTTCAATGCTACAAGGTTATATAATACCACTGAGACGGAGGTCTCTATGGTGAACCCTACACATGTGAGTGTAGGTTTCAATGCTACAAGGTTATATAATACCACTGAGACGGAGGTCTCTATGGTGGCAATAACTCtcttttttgtcatttcttgtcatttcaattttgtttttttctgctgagAACTCTGGTGTGGAGTGGAGTGCCAGCATGAACATGTAGTATCTGTCATATTTTGGGAAGATTCTGAGCACGCATTCTGTAGAACATAAAATCATTTCCAACTACCCATGTATGCATTACATCGCACAATACAAAGCACTGTAGTGATCATGTTGACCAAGTAGCTATATCGGGATAGCGCAACTCAAAATCAATGAAAGGCTCGTACAGCAGTGTGATAAAAGAAAGGTCAATGTGAAAACAGGCAATCCACATTCCAATCTCTCAATACAAAATTACAATgattagttcatttttgatattgataacaCATTGCTTGTGATAGGCTTGTGACCTTGGACAACTAACTTTACCTTTGTCACatcttttgaatgagacacagtACAACGATTGACTACGCCACGACAAGATCATAAGCCCTTACAACCAAGTGAGAAACGTGCATTGAATTGACTGAACTTTCCTCATCaagaagaagaccaaattgcaaTGTTGATAATGCTGGCCAAAATTGCCACACATGAAATTGGCAACATGAGGAGTACCCACATCATGTACTATGAGTCTAGAAATGAAAATTGATATATCCCATGGGTCTTCATTCGGAGAAATCAATACTAGGTCATATTGGATTCCCATTCATCAAAGAGGGTTCAACGGTTTGGAAAATTAGTTCATTCAGCAGTGTCAAGAAATATGAACAAATGATAATGAGCTTCCCCATTGCAATGATTTGCACACCCACCTGCAGCATCTCCCAAAAGCACACAAATTTCCTTTTACAGCAACATTATGGAAGGGAATTTTGTTTGAGGGCAACTGTCTGTATTGTATGTAGTGTACTATGGATTCTTCTTGCAACTAACATCATTCGCCACTGTTCAAGTCGAGTCCTACCTAACCAGAAACCGGCTTGACAGGCAGAGTGGCCTCGATACAATTCTGTCCACATAGGCAGCCCTCGTTCACTCTGTTGAGTGGAAATTGAGTTGATGACAGTGGCAAGCCGTTAAGCCCACACATCTTCACACCGGTCATGATGTAGGCAAATAAATCCATCATGTAAACTGAGGTAGTTAAGAATTATGCATAAAGTACACATGGTAAAAGGCTGAATGACTGGTACAGCAATTGAGAAGATGTAACACTTACACACAAATCCTTTTTTGAAGCAAATTGTAAAGTCTTACCTTTGACCAGACTTGAGCAGTAGAAGGCTTTTCAGAACTTGGCGATGGTTTATCCAGCGGTGCAGGCGGTTCCGTGAACTCTCCAaactcgtcatcgtcatcctgaGTTGGACTGGTGTCCTTTGCGACTGGTTCAGGGGCCGAGAATCCTCCccaatcatcatcaccatcatcattgtcatcatcaggcATTGGTGGAGGTACTGATGAACTAGGACCAGAAAACCCGGCCCactcatcgtcaccgtcatcattgTCTGGAATCTCTGATTGGGGTGGCGGCTCTGTTGCCGTCGGACCTGAGAAAGTTtcttcatcgtcgtcattgtaaGGCAACGGAGGTGGCTCCGTCGTGGCACCAGAAAAAGCTGCCCAATCATCATTATCGCCTGCTGGAGAATCAGCAGTGCCAAAGGCCGCCCATTCATCCCCGTCATCATCGCCAGCACCACCCTCCGTCAGAACCCCTGATGAACACCCAGCCCATTCGTCACCAGTGGCATCACCCTCCACACCGTCAAAACCATCCCCATCTTCCAAACCCTCATCAGGTGTCCCCGGGGCCCGGAATGAAAGTTCGCCAAAGTCTAATTCCTCCTCTCCcttactaccactaccagtgttACTTTCACTGTCATCTTTTTGTTCAGAACTATCTCCGTCTTGTTCAACGACAGTTTTCATATCAGAAGAAGCTTTGACATTCCCTTCTTCATCCTCAACCTCTTCATCTTCCCCCAGCGTGTCATTCTCAACCACCTCACTTCCCAATGTTACTCCAACCTCAGAGCCTTCTTCCATTTCCGAACCAGTCGATTCAACATTTGCACGGTCTTCATTGACACAGTTGTCAACTTCAGTTCCATGTGTATCACCGGGACTGCTGGAATCTGATTCAATCTCAGTATTCTCCTCAAAAACAGAAGATTTATTTTCGGCAACAGGTAAAGAATCAGTTTCTGTATTTTCTTCGGAAGGTGTAGTATTAATTGTGCCCATATTTTCCGGGATTGGTGATGATCTATCACATTTTTCATCACCAGCAccaccctctgacatgtctgagctaCACGAACCAGCATCATTCTGCACGGAACTGAACCCCccaaaatcatcaccatcagcGACGGTGCAATCCTGAGGAAGCGTGGACGAATGATTAGAATTCTCCTCACATAGGTGGCGCTCATCGCCATCAGAACCATCTGACCCATGATCGGAATTCGTTTCACCGACCTCAAAATCTGCAAAATCATCCTCTTTTGACACTTCTTTTTCATGACCAGAATCGACTCCTTCGTGAGCACCACAAGGTGCCACATTCTCACCTCCAGACTCTGAAGTTCTTTCACTCggactttcactttcagatatTAATTCGCTTTGGCAATTAGATACATTTTCTACATTTTCATCCTCTTCCACTGGTTGCTCGCTTGATTTCGAGTCAACCAATGTGTCTTGGCTATCGTCGAGACCCTGACTGGGTTCACCCTGGCCTTGGAATGAATTACTCATATTATCACAGCTGGTAGGATTATTGTCACTATTATGGCAAGAACTGACGGATTTATTTTCAGCGAAATCACAATCTAAATCGTTGCTTTTATTGTCTTCGCTGAAGTCTGGATAGTCCTCGGATTTTGGCAGGGGTGAAATGTCACTACTCAGACCCGAATCAATGATGGAGTCCTGACTAGTATTATCAATACTTGACTTTTTAAAACCAGGGTATCTCTCACTACCTGGGGTCTCTGTCCCAGACGGGGTATCAGTCTTTTCTGATCGCTGAAAATGGACAGAATTGGGACGTTTCGGCGTGTCTGAATCAAGTTTATTCTCTAAAATCTCACGTTTCGTCGGACCTTGCTCAAAATCTGcaaattcatcatcttcttcattatCATTTAACCTCGGACTCAATACCGGAGGTCCTGAAGATGCAGGGGAGCTGAGATCGGCAAAGCCACTCTGAGAGTCGGTGTTAGGAGACGTGTCAGAATGTGCACTAGAAAAATTTGCCCAGCCAGGCTCAGAGTCTTTCCCACTTTTGAAATCGGCAAATCCACCAAAATCGTTTGCATTATCATGGTCATGAGAATTCAAATCCTTAACTTTTTGCACCTCAGCGGGGCATTCGGAATTGAAATTGGCAAAGTTTGTGGACTCCTCTGATTTTGTTCCTGCACTGGTAAATCCTCCaaaatcatcgtcatcatcgtcgttgtGTTGCGGCCATCCATCGTTGAAAGACTGTGAATCATCAAGGGGCGGTGGGCTCGATGATAGCATCGGAATGAAGTTGGACATCTTGGGAATTTTCACCTACACTGCAGGAATCTTCTTTATTGCTCTAATCATCTCATAGATCTGCAAGTAGAAATAAAACACATGTTTTAAAAAACTTGTTTAGAATTTTCAACAAGCTTAAAAACAGGCCACACATATCAAACCCATGCAGATTGAGATTGAGATCAGACCAACTTCTAAATGAAACTTCTCATATGAATTTGGCTATCACACTCCTATTATCACAAAGAGATGAGAAAAAAGACCTGCATGACCTTTGCTAGTTCCAGGTTATCATTCCTGCTGGCAGCATTCAGCGATAACTTGAGAAGACGGATCAATAAGTGCCGAGATGATTATGGATACAAACCATAATGTAGACTATATGACGCATTGTTGACTATACAGCGTATTGTTGACTAGACTACACAGTGCATCGTGCATGTATGGCTATTATAACCACACTGGATCTCAGTCAAATCAACCTGGTCTTAGTTTACCGAGTCTAAACAACCATCCTCAACAAATATCTCTACCATCGCCATTACATTAACAGCCATGATGGCAATGCCCAGTCAGGTGGGCCCCCAGACCAACATCAGAGTGGAAAACACTGGAGAGCCAGAACTGGACCATAAAACCACTGATGGTGATACTTCAGCCAAGCCAAGAGGATATGGAGACTAGTcaccaaaaaaaatgtttcttgtaTTCATAGATATATTTACTAAAGCTATTCCACTGATCAAAAGAAAACCATTTCAAAACAGAACTCCCAGCAATGGCAAAATCCTCCCGAGCAACAAATCATTAATTATGAAAGACCCTCGAGAACTGCCTTGAAGTGTCTCCTCCAATATGACAAGCACGCCTGTAATTGACAATGAGAATTGAATCATAAGATAAGCATGCAGAGCTTGAAATGGATTTCAATCTGAAGCTAAGATGATTAGGAGTGTGGAATGAGTCTATGTTGGACAATCATCATTTTGCTCCATTTTGTGAGAGTCCCAGCTATCCGTCTGCGTGATTGGTGAATATCTTTGTTAAAATCAGACTATGAATCTATGAATCTGGTATTTTCACACACCTTTAAAAAAGTTTTCTCTCTCCAAAAATCTTGGCTGAGGTGAATTAAAATGGCGTCTAGGGATCAGGGCTCGTGCTTGCCCATGCAAAGGCTCCACGCACAAGGAATCTTGCttttacgtctcattcaaaggCTGTACCACCTCATCAAACAGTTTTACATACACGCACAAGAGACAGATGTTTATCACAGCTGTAATATCACACATGTTATACAAAGGGTTAACTTGATCATGTTTTAACCACCAACTGACATGACATAAGCTGAATGTCCATTACACACCAATGGCAATAGATATATAGAATGTCAAGAAATGATCATCAACGATTCCTGTTCATGTCAAACTAATTAATCAGAAGATTCTAGCCAAATGTGGTCTCATCTGATCCTTCATTGGAGGCAATATTGCTATTGATCCCTCATAAAATGGACGAAATTGATGAGGGACATAAATAGTAAGAGTTCAAGGTCACTAGAAATTGAGGTTATTCACCGTTCTTCACCAAGAAGGGAGTCAACAGATGTAGATTACCATAGTCATAACCAATCTACACTCAAAGTAATTATTTCTTTCGCTGTGACCAATTTTTAATTTAGAAACCAAGGGTCAAGGACGTGAAGAATGATTATAATTGAGGCAATGGGGCAAAATATTCTCTATCAACTACCCCACATTTGTTTACATCAATGGTGCAATTAATTTGTAAGAATGGCAGATGAGTCAACCGTCTTGTGGTAGAAAATGTACTTACATCAGGTACATGTAGCAAGTAAATCCCTACGTTTGTAAAAGTAATTCCcaaatgaatatttttgaaatgtcaacagaaattcACTGAAGAGTAAGAAATCCAATCATAATGAAACTGCTGCAATGCAACTGAATCTCCACTTCACCGGTAGAAGTCAAACACTCAAATGAAACAAATTCTAAGACAAAGTAGATCATATTATTCATATGCATGTTTATGTCAGTGATTTTAAATCAACTCTAATCTGATTCGAAAAATGTTATATCTTCATAATCATAACACAAAATGGATGAACAAAGGGTATAATTTTCAAACGAAGCAATCCTTTTGTACCTCAACAACACCAAAGTTATCTTCGAGATGAGTAACGGAGAGTTTGGTTTGAACCAACAAAAATGGTTCATTCATCTTACTGCAGACAGTCATATCATACTTTCAAAAGATGTGATGAAGAACTGACATGAAAGCTGGGGTATCCCCGGTATTGCTTTAATGGTAATGACATCATGGAATTCCTTTGTTTCAATTGAACCACCATCTATTTTTGGCCAGTTGAGGGAGTTCCCTTCAcaatttgaacttttgaaacatcAGAACTGCAGAGCGTGGGTTTGAAAATAAGCAAGATGAAACAAGGTAGGGttattcctcatttcaattACAAAGTATGACATCATGGGAGACCTACTTACTAAGGATCTGACAAATATTTCTATTTCGGATACAAAATTAGCCCGCGTAATTAccgaaagtcaaaatttaaaGATGAATATGATTGATGAATCAGATACTTGCAATGCTCCCTCATGCTCATCATGACAACGCGATCGTAGGAATTCTACACAGCAGAAAACAGGCATTGTATTTGCATCAGTCAGAAGGCAGCCAACACATGCTACATATTGTACAATGCAATCAACAATTAAATATAGACAATTGGGTAACAGTTGTTAACTGATATCTCACTCCCACTCCAAAGACATGTAAGAGTTACACTGGGCTTACACTTGCAGAGTTTGCAACTTATTTACGACTCCAActccgacttcaactttgaggccGAGAGTGAATTACAGTTGACCTGTGCATAAGGCGGAATTCCGAAATAATGAAGTCATATTTCAAGACATGGTGATGGCTTACTACCTCGTTAACTACTTTGTTACATTGTGTTACCGTCTTATGCACACGTTTCCTTAACAGAAAGGGGGTTTTtgacaatagagaggtgtctgctaagggaagtTCGCTGTACTTTGTTTAGGAAGAGCTAGGTGATCACTCATTACCAAATCAATTAGCCATGTCAAAGGATTTTGTTAATGATGACTCACCACTTGGGTCAATGGGAGGGGCTCTGAAGCTACTGACGAGTGTTCGGACATGATTTTATGGACTAGATAAGTATTCACAGCTTGCCACTCGTTGCCATGGGCTGGATGAGACATGCCGAAGCCATCCCATGCCCATGGATGGTGTCACTGTGGTGATGACGATGTCACACTGGATGACGATGTCTTGGTTGACTTTGAAGATGTGTTTATGGA
Above is a window of Lineus longissimus chromosome 3, tnLinLong1.2, whole genome shotgun sequence DNA encoding:
- the LOC135484359 gene encoding aftiphilin-like isoform X1: MSNFIPMLSSSPPPLDDSQSFNDGWPQHNDDDDDDFGGFTSAGTKSEESTNFANFNSECPAEVQKVKDLNSHDHDNANDFGGFADFKSGKDSEPGWANFSSAHSDTSPNTDSQSGFADLSSPASSGPPVLSPRLNDNEEDDEFADFEQGPTKREILENKLDSDTPKRPNSVHFQRSEKTDTPSGTETPGSERYPGFKKSSIDNTSQDSIIDSGLSSDISPLPKSEDYPDFSEDNKSNDLDCDFAENKSVSSCHNSDNNPTSCDNMSNSFQGQGEPSQGLDDSQDTLVDSKSSEQPVEEDENVENVSNCQSELISESESPSERTSESGGENVAPCGAHEGVDSGHEKEVSKEDDFADFEVGETNSDHGSDGSDGDERHLCEENSNHSSTLPQDCTVADGDDFGGFSSVQNDAGSCSSDMSEGGAGDEKCDRSSPIPENMGTINTTPSEENTETDSLPVAENKSSVFEENTEIESDSSSPGDTHGTEVDNCVNEDRANVESTGSEMEEGSEVGVTLGSEVVENDTLGEDEEVEDEEGNVKASSDMKTVVEQDGDSSEQKDDSESNTGSGSKGEEELDFGELSFRAPGTPDEGLEDGDGFDGVEGDATGDEWAGCSSGVLTEGGAGDDDGDEWAAFGTADSPAGDNDDWAAFSGATTEPPPLPYNDDDEETFSGPTATEPPPQSEIPDNDDGDDEWAGFSGPSSSVPPPMPDDDNDDGDDDWGGFSAPEPVAKDTSPTQDDDDEFGEFTEPPAPLDKPSPSSEKPSTAQVWSKVAKPQAAKVDSAISKCFPNLQINAALVTIATLTNVVGKELERASKPKTTDRQKKQKSTPSVIDVNIWQHLKDLEETNALTCTWSHSSNNQRLLKALAIDPRNILVTKKAAVPIFAASLGLLEPSRGGVLEPTKPGDVTEPTLVDTSKETPVQQPVAGEAIPPVEFDWGSSGLTNPLDCDRHVVEPKDTSSDKSEEPSNPIIEHVQPEQPSQTSSIEPEQPSKTSSIDPEQPSTNSEPESSNLEPDTTSTSSVEPEPPETTTNSSSLLDLDFFTKNQKNNISAPSKSSAFETEFLSSIEPPKPSESKPMNSLESLLSGMKFTTTMAKPKITKDENISTDASKVLGSLPDLSFMQAKVLMFPVKASVPE
- the LOC135484359 gene encoding aftiphilin-like isoform X2, with amino-acid sequence MSNFIPMLSSSPPPLDDSQSFNDGWPQHNDDDDDDFGGFTSAGTKSEESTNFANFNSECPAEVQKVKDLNSHDHDNANDFGGFADFKSGKDSEPGWANFSSAHSDTSPNTDSQSGFADLSSPASSGPPVLSPRLNDNEEDDEFADFEQGPTKREILENKLDSDTPKRPNSVHFQRSEKTDTPSGTETPGSERYPGFKKSSIDNTSQDSIIDSGLSSDISPLPKSEDYPDFSEDNKSNDLDCDFAENKSVSSCHNSDNNPTSCDNMSNSFQGQGEPSQGLDDSQDTLVDSKSSEQPVEEDENVENVSNCQSELISESESPSERTSESGGENVAPCGAHEGVDSGHEKEVSKEDDFADFEVGETNSDHGSDGSDGDERHLCEENSNHSSTLPQDCTVADGDDFGGFSSVQNDAGSCSSDMSEGGAGDEKCDRSSPIPENMGTINTTPSEENTETDSLPVAENKSSVFEENTEIESDSSSPGDTHGTEVDNCVNEDRANVESTGSEMEEGSEVGVTLGSEVVENDTLGEDEEVEDEEGNVKASSDMKTVVEQDGDSSEQKDDSESNTGSGSKGEEELDFGELSFRAPGTPDEGLEDGDGFDGVEGDATGDEWAGCSSGVLTEGGAGDDDGDEWAAFGTADSPAGDNDDWAAFSGATTEPPPLPYNDDDEETFSGPTATEPPPQSEIPDNDDGDDEWAGFSGPSSSVPPPMPDDDNDDGDDDWGGFSAPEPVAKDTSPTQDDDDEFGEFTEPPAPLDKPSPSSEKPSTAQVWSKVAKPQAAKVDSAISKCFPNLQINAALVTIATLTNVVGKELERASKPKTTDRQKKQKSTPSVIDVNIWQHLKDLEETNALTCTWSHSSNNQRLLKALAIDPRNILVTKKAAVPIFAASLGLLEPSRGGVLEPTKPGDVTEPTLVDTSKETPVQQPVAGEAIPPVEFDWGSSGLTNPLDSTNSSSLLDLDFFTKNQKNNISAPSKSSAFETEFLSSIEPPKPSESKPMNSLESLLSGMKFTTTMAKPKITKDENISTDASKVLGSLPDLSFMQAKVLMFPVKASVPE
- the LOC135484359 gene encoding protein starmaker-like isoform X4, whose product is MSNFIPMLSSSPPPLDDSQSFNDGWPQHNDDDDDDFGGFTSAGTKSEESTNFANFNSECPAEVQKVKDLNSHDHDNANDFGGFADFKSGKDSEPGWANFSSAHSDTSPNTDSQSGFADLSSPASSGPPVLSPRLNDNEEDDEFADFEQGPTKREILENKLDSDTPKRPNSVHFQRSEKTDTPSGTETPGSERYPGFKKSSIDNTSQDSIIDSGLSSDISPLPKSEDYPDFSEDNKSNDLDCDFAENKSVSSCHNSDNNPTSCDNMSNSFQGQGEPSQGLDDSQDTLVDSKSSEQPVEEDENVENVSNCQSELISESESPSERTSESGGENVAPCGAHEGVDSGHEKEVSKEDDFADFEVGETNSDHGSDGSDGDERHLCEENSNHSSTLPQDCTVADGDDFGGFSSVQNDAGSCSSDMSEGGAGDEKCDRSSPIPENMGTINTTPSEENTETDSLPVAENKSSVFEENTEIESDSSSPGDTHGTEVDNCVNEDRANVESTGSEMEEGSEVGVTLGSEVVENDTLGEDEEVEDEEGNVKASSDMKTVVEQDGDSSEQKDDSESNTGSGSKGEEELDFGELSFRAPGTPDEGLEDGDGFDGVEGDATGDEWAGCSSGVLTEGGAGDDDGDEWAAFGTADSPAGDNDDWAAFSGATTEPPPLPYNDDDEETFSGPTATEPPPQSEIPDNDDGDDEWAGFSGPSSSVPPPMPDDDNDDGDDDWGGFSAPEPVAKDTSPTQDDDDEFGEFTEPPAPLDKPSPSSEKPSTAQVWSKVAKPQAAKVDSAISKCFPNLQINAALVTIATLTNVVGKELERASKPKTTDRQKKQKSTPSVIDVNIWQHLKDLEETNALTCTWSHSSNNQRLLKALAIDPRNILVTKKAAVPIFAASLGLLEPSRGGVLEPTKPGDVTEPTLVDTSKETPVQQPVLPTLQACSILTSLPKTRKTTFQPLPSRRHLKLNSSARSNLLNRANPNP
- the LOC135484359 gene encoding protein starmaker-like isoform X3, which gives rise to MSNFIPMLSSSPPPLDDSQSFNDGWPQHNDDDDDDFGGFTSAGTKSEESTNFANFNSECPAEVQKVKDLNSHDHDNANDFGGFADFKSGKDSEPGWANFSSAHSDTSPNTDSQSGFADLSSPASSGPPVLSPRLNDNEEDDEFADFEQGPTKREILENKLDSDTPKRPNSVHFQRSEKTDTPSGTETPGSERYPGFKKSSIDNTSQDSIIDSGLSSDISPLPKSEDYPDFSEDNKSNDLDCDFAENKSVSSCHNSDNNPTSCDNMSNSFQGQGEPSQGLDDSQDTLVDSKSSEQPVEEDENVENVSNCQSELISESESPSERTSESGGENVAPCGAHEGVDSGHEKEVSKEDDFADFEVGETNSDHGSDGSDGDERHLCEENSNHSSTLPQDCTVADGDDFGGFSSVQNDAGSCSSDMSEGGAGDEKCDRSSPIPENMGTINTTPSEENTETDSLPVAENKSSVFEENTEIESDSSSPGDTHGTEVDNCVNEDRANVESTGSEMEEGSEVGVTLGSEVVENDTLGEDEEVEDEEGNVKASSDMKTVVEQDGDSSEQKDDSESNTGSGSKGEEELDFGELSFRAPGTPDEGLEDGDGFDGVEGDATGDEWAGCSSGVLTEGGAGDDDGDEWAAFGTADSPAGDNDDWAAFSGATTEPPPLPYNDDDEETFSGPTATEPPPQSEIPDNDDGDDEWAGFSGPSSSVPPPMPDDDNDDGDDDWGGFSAPEPVAKDTSPTQDDDDEFGEFTEPPAPLDKPSPSSEKPSTAQVWSKVAKPQAAKVDSAISKCFPNLQINAALVTIATLTNVVGKELERASKPKTTDRQKKQKSTPSVIDVNIWQHLKDLEETNALTCTWSHSSNNQRLLKALAIDPRNILVTKKAAVPIFAASLGLLEPSRGGVLEPTKPGDVTEPTLVDTSKETPVQQPVVIGMLLNPKTHHQTNQKNPQTPSSSMSNQNNHPKQVLLSQNNLPKQVLLTQNNPQQIVSQNHQILSPIQHQQVVLNQNRPKQLPTLQACSILTSLPKTRKTTFQPLPSRRHLKLNSSARSNLLNRANPNP